A region from the Thermanaeromonas toyohensis ToBE genome encodes:
- the nadE gene encoding NAD(+) synthase has product MEELAQKLVSWIQEKVKEGGCRGVVFGLSGGVDSATVAALCHRAFPKACLGLIMPCHSHPRDAEDARRVAEIFSIPVKTVLLDPVYDTLVEALTGHPYDPEKRSLALANLKPRLRMTVLYYWANELNYLVVGTGNRSELAVGYFTKYGDGGVDILPLGNLVKTQVRELASYLGVPKEIINKPPSAGLWEGQTDEGEMGLTYAELDHYLLTGEAPPKVAERIKALATGSEHKRRLPAIPPF; this is encoded by the coding sequence ATGGAAGAATTAGCCCAAAAACTTGTTTCCTGGATCCAGGAGAAAGTAAAGGAAGGCGGGTGCCGGGGTGTGGTATTTGGTTTAAGCGGAGGGGTGGATTCTGCTACGGTAGCAGCCCTCTGCCATCGCGCCTTTCCTAAAGCTTGCTTGGGGCTTATCATGCCCTGTCATAGCCATCCCCGTGATGCGGAGGATGCCCGCCGGGTAGCGGAAATTTTCTCTATCCCCGTTAAAACTGTGCTCTTAGATCCGGTGTACGATACCCTGGTGGAAGCCTTGACTGGCCATCCCTATGATCCGGAGAAGCGCTCCCTGGCCCTGGCCAATTTGAAGCCGCGCTTACGCATGACTGTTCTTTATTATTGGGCCAACGAGCTTAATTATCTGGTGGTAGGCACTGGTAACCGGAGCGAGCTAGCTGTCGGTTATTTTACTAAATATGGCGACGGAGGTGTAGATATTTTACCTTTAGGCAACCTCGTTAAAACTCAGGTTAGGGAGCTAGCGAGTTATCTCGGGGTGCCTAAAGAGATCATCAACAAACCTCCCAGCGCTGGTCTATGGGAGGGCCAGACGGATGAAGGGGAGATGGGGTTAACTTATGCTGAGCTTGATCACTACCTTTTAACAGGAGAGGCTCCTCCTAAAGTAGCTGAGCGGATTAAGGCCTTGGCCACGGGAAGCGAACATAAAAGGCGCCTACCGGCTATACCACCTTTTTAA
- a CDS encoding MTAP family purine nucleoside phosphorylase yields the protein MLKEQEIPQVPLAFIGGSGTFSLDLPEDLGLPGVEVLGRELVYSTPFGPSPPFKLFSLPTTPPRLVLTVKMHGRMPGIPWGEASRRLFWVLNKAGVKKVIAEGGVGSINPLLDPLDIVIPTDYIDFSLRRHITLSEDYLLIMRQPLCPSLRFTLLRVAKEMPLNRVFGRGVYLVTEGRHFESEAEIRVFRQWGADIVGQTLCPEVYLAREIGACYAGIYLVVNYAEGVVKPWEHKVLKDIFFKQAEPFARIIFRALAEAPLEDTCECQNLRKETLLRPENIGRGRPK from the coding sequence ATGCTTAAAGAACAGGAGATCCCCCAGGTACCTTTAGCCTTTATCGGGGGTTCGGGGACCTTTTCCCTAGACTTGCCGGAGGATCTGGGCTTGCCGGGGGTTGAAGTTTTAGGCCGGGAACTAGTCTATTCTACGCCCTTTGGCCCTAGCCCGCCTTTTAAACTTTTTTCCCTTCCTACTACTCCCCCGCGGCTGGTCCTGACTGTCAAAATGCACGGCCGGATGCCAGGGATCCCTTGGGGGGAAGCCTCCCGGCGGCTCTTCTGGGTCTTAAACAAGGCTGGAGTAAAGAAGGTGATCGCCGAAGGCGGTGTGGGGAGCATTAATCCTTTACTCGACCCCCTAGATATCGTAATCCCTACAGATTATATAGATTTTTCCTTAAGGCGCCACATAACTTTAAGCGAAGATTATCTTCTTATCATGCGGCAGCCCTTGTGCCCTTCCTTACGCTTTACACTTTTACGGGTAGCTAAAGAAATGCCCCTTAACCGCGTGTTCGGGCGGGGGGTCTATCTGGTTACCGAAGGGCGCCACTTTGAGAGCGAAGCGGAGATCCGTGTCTTTAGGCAGTGGGGGGCAGACATAGTCGGGCAAACCCTGTGCCCTGAGGTATACCTGGCCCGGGAGATAGGGGCCTGCTATGCAGGCATATATCTAGTGGTGAACTACGCTGAAGGGGTGGTAAAGCCCTGGGAGCATAAAGTTTTAAAAGATATTTTCTTTAAGCAAGCGGAGCCCTTCGCCCGGATTATTTTCCGGGCTTTAGCGGAAGCCCCTTTAGAGGATACCTGCGAATGCCAAAACTTGCGTAAAGAGACTCTACTGCGGCCAGAAAACATAGGACGCGGCCGGCCAAAATAG
- the mqnE gene encoding aminofutalosine synthase MqnE codes for MLKEAVLKGPLGDIAEKVFQGERLSREDGIRLMESNDLLALGFLADFVRRRKVGDEVYFINNAHINYTNICRNLCRFCAFGRPAGAEGAYTLTLEEIAQKARRYREYNPTEIHIVGGLNPALPFSYYEDMLRTIKEILPNAHLQAFDAVEIDFLSEISGFSVEEVLLRLKKAGLGSLPGGGAEIFNPAIRKEICPRKISGERWLKVHATAHKLGLRSNATMLYGHIESLADRVDHLLALRKQQDETGGFMAFIPLPFHPANTQLAHLPPTTGYDDLKTLAVSRLLLDNFDHIKAFWIMLTPKVAQIALHFGVDDLDGTVREEHIAHDAGAETPQYHPAEEFLRLIREAGRIPVERDTLYNVVRRY; via the coding sequence ATGCTTAAGGAAGCTGTTCTTAAGGGCCCCCTGGGGGATATAGCTGAAAAGGTGTTCCAGGGGGAAAGGCTAAGCAGGGAAGACGGGATACGCCTGATGGAGAGCAATGATCTCCTGGCCTTGGGTTTTTTGGCCGATTTTGTACGCCGGCGAAAGGTGGGTGATGAAGTCTATTTTATCAACAACGCCCACATTAATTATACTAACATATGCCGGAATCTTTGCCGTTTCTGCGCCTTTGGCCGGCCCGCCGGGGCAGAAGGGGCTTATACGTTGACCTTAGAGGAGATCGCCCAAAAGGCCCGGCGTTACCGGGAGTATAATCCCACTGAGATCCATATTGTGGGCGGCCTTAATCCCGCCCTTCCTTTCAGTTACTACGAAGATATGCTGCGCACTATAAAGGAAATCCTGCCCAACGCCCATTTGCAGGCCTTCGATGCGGTGGAAATCGATTTTTTAAGTGAGATCTCGGGCTTTAGCGTGGAAGAAGTGCTGCTCCGGCTAAAAAAAGCAGGGTTAGGTTCCTTACCTGGAGGTGGGGCCGAGATCTTTAACCCGGCCATACGTAAAGAGATCTGCCCCCGCAAGATTAGCGGGGAGCGCTGGCTTAAGGTGCACGCCACCGCCCATAAGTTAGGCCTGCGTTCCAATGCCACTATGCTGTATGGGCACATCGAAAGCCTTGCAGACCGGGTGGATCACCTTCTAGCCTTGCGCAAACAGCAGGACGAGACGGGAGGGTTCATGGCCTTTATCCCCCTGCCCTTTCACCCTGCCAACACCCAATTAGCCCACCTACCCCCCACCACGGGATATGACGATTTAAAAACTTTAGCTGTCTCGCGGCTTCTTCTAGATAATTTTGATCATATCAAGGCCTTTTGGATAATGCTTACCCCCAAGGTGGCCCAGATAGCCCTGCATTTCGGGGTAGATGATCTAGATGGGACAGTGCGAGAAGAGCACATCGCCCATGATGCTGGCGCCGAGACCCCCCAGTACCACCCAGCGGAAGAATTCTTACGCCTTATCCGGGAGGCCGGCCGGATTCCAGTGGAACGGGATACTCTGTATAATGTTGTTCGGAGATACTAG
- a CDS encoding menaquinone biosynthetic enzyme MqnA/MqnD family protein: protein MGNEKAEAIFPRIGRVAYLNCLPVFYALEQGWISIPGHVVAGHPAELNRALAEGELEITAVSSLAYAYHFEQCLILPDLSISSLGQVKSVALLSKLPVKELEGKYISLTPYSSTSVALLSILLKSFYGVKAHFFTRPAGVSLWWAKPGCKEPAAALAIGDEALLWVNKSQGLFVYDLGEEWHRFTGQPMVFALWVVKRSFAREYPEKVEVIWRGLVDSKKWGKEHLKELALQASRLSGLPFSLLLEYFHVLQHDLTPKYLEGLRTFYQYAYREGWLPTFPQIEIWQP, encoded by the coding sequence ATGGGTAATGAAAAAGCAGAAGCTATTTTTCCCCGCATAGGCAGGGTGGCCTATTTAAACTGCCTGCCTGTTTTTTATGCCCTGGAACAGGGGTGGATAAGTATCCCTGGCCACGTGGTAGCCGGGCATCCTGCGGAGTTGAACCGGGCCTTGGCGGAAGGAGAGCTGGAGATCACGGCGGTATCTTCCCTGGCTTATGCTTACCACTTTGAGCAATGCCTTATACTGCCTGATCTTTCCATCTCCTCCTTGGGCCAGGTTAAAAGCGTGGCTCTGCTCAGTAAATTGCCGGTAAAAGAGTTAGAAGGCAAATATATTTCCCTTACTCCTTATTCCTCCACTAGCGTGGCTCTGCTTTCTATTTTGCTTAAAAGTTTCTATGGTGTAAAGGCGCACTTTTTTACCCGGCCGGCAGGCGTCTCATTATGGTGGGCAAAGCCAGGCTGTAAAGAACCAGCAGCGGCTTTGGCCATAGGAGATGAAGCTCTGCTTTGGGTAAACAAAAGCCAAGGCCTGTTTGTTTATGATCTAGGGGAAGAGTGGCACAGGTTCACTGGCCAGCCTATGGTATTCGCCCTGTGGGTGGTAAAGAGAAGCTTTGCCCGGGAGTACCCTGAAAAGGTGGAAGTTATATGGCGGGGGTTGGTGGATTCTAAAAAATGGGGGAAAGAGCATCTTAAGGAATTAGCCTTGCAAGCTTCCAGGCTCTCAGGGTTACCCTTCTCCCTTCTCCTTGAGTATTTCCATGTTTTACAGCACGACCTTACCCCTAAGTATCTAGAAGGCTTAAGAACTTTTTACCAGTATGCTTATAGGGAAGGCTGGCTTCCCACCTTCCCCCAGATAGAGATCTGGCAGCCCTAG
- the mqnC gene encoding cyclic dehypoxanthinyl futalosine synthase, with the protein MQEIIEKVLAGERITFEEGLKLWERADTLLLGYLADTVRRRLHPEGVVTFVVDRNINYTNICICGCRFCAFFRPPGHPEGFVLTREEIYEKIEETLKAGGTQILMQGGLNPNLRLSYFEELFRDIKARYPITLHSLSPVEIDFLSQQEGLSLEEVLRRLKESGLDSLPGGGAEILVDRVRENLSPRKTPASRWLEVMRVAHRLKIRSTATMMFGSIETLEDRLKHLEAIRKLQDETGGFTAFIPWSYQPGNTSLGGQPATAVDYLRTLAISRIYLDNIPHIQVSWVTQGPKVAQIALSFGADDFGSTMLEENVVRAAGAVHRCSKEEIIRVIKRAGFLPAQRDNLYNILRHF; encoded by the coding sequence ATGCAGGAGATTATAGAAAAGGTCCTCGCTGGGGAAAGGATCACCTTTGAGGAAGGGCTTAAGCTCTGGGAAAGGGCCGATACCCTTCTTCTGGGGTATCTGGCGGATACGGTACGGCGACGCCTTCATCCGGAAGGCGTGGTTACCTTTGTAGTGGACCGGAACATAAATTACACGAACATTTGTATTTGCGGCTGTCGCTTTTGTGCCTTTTTTAGGCCCCCTGGCCACCCTGAAGGGTTTGTATTAACGAGGGAGGAAATTTATGAGAAGATCGAGGAAACCTTAAAAGCCGGGGGGACGCAAATATTAATGCAGGGGGGGCTTAACCCGAATTTAAGGCTTTCCTATTTTGAAGAGTTGTTCCGCGACATTAAGGCTCGCTATCCTATCACCCTGCACTCCCTTTCTCCTGTAGAGATAGACTTTCTTTCCCAGCAGGAAGGCTTATCCCTAGAAGAAGTGCTCCGCCGGCTAAAGGAAAGCGGGCTCGATTCTTTGCCTGGCGGGGGCGCTGAAATATTAGTGGATAGGGTGCGGGAAAACTTAAGCCCCCGTAAGACCCCTGCTTCCCGCTGGCTTGAGGTTATGCGGGTAGCCCACCGCTTAAAGATAAGATCTACAGCTACTATGATGTTCGGAAGTATAGAAACCCTCGAGGATCGCCTAAAGCACCTGGAAGCAATACGAAAGCTCCAGGATGAGACAGGGGGCTTTACCGCCTTCATACCCTGGAGTTACCAGCCAGGAAACACTAGTTTAGGAGGCCAGCCGGCCACAGCTGTAGATTACCTGCGTACCTTAGCCATAAGCCGGATTTATCTCGATAACATTCCCCATATACAGGTTTCCTGGGTAACCCAGGGACCAAAAGTGGCCCAGATCGCCCTTTCCTTCGGCGCCGACGATTTCGGCTCCACCATGCTAGAAGAAAACGTGGTGAGGGCCGCCGGAGCTGTCCACCGCTGCTCTAAGGAAGAGATCATAAGGGTGATCAAAAGGGCCGGTTTTCTCCCCGCCCAGCGCGACAACCTATATAATATCCTACGGCACTTTTAA
- a CDS encoding DUF3343 domain-containing protein — translation MQEFTLFTFPSTHQALKAERVLQAAGLEGRLLPMPREISSLCGLVLEVDREEEGKALEVLKGVVKLEKKVRIRKEQGLLKDIEEVIELEGQGAG, via the coding sequence ATGCAGGAGTTTACCCTTTTTACCTTTCCCTCCACCCACCAGGCCTTAAAGGCCGAAAGGGTGCTACAGGCCGCAGGATTAGAAGGGAGGCTTTTGCCCATGCCCCGGGAGATAAGCTCGTTATGCGGCCTGGTCCTAGAAGTAGATAGGGAGGAAGAAGGGAAGGCTTTGGAGGTTCTTAAGGGGGTAGTAAAGCTCGAAAAAAAGGTAAGGATCCGGAAAGAGCAGGGCTTACTTAAAGATATTGAGGAAGTGATAGAACTAGAAGGTCAGGGGGCTGGATAA
- a CDS encoding aminotransferase class V-fold PLP-dependent enzyme, translated as MIYLNNAATSWPKPEDVYRAADYTLRHLAGSPGRGHSSWSLETGQTLVETRELLATLFNIQEPEHIIFTSGATMSLNLALKGFLNPGDHVIISSMEHNSVARPLFSLRASGVEVSIAQCSPEGTLDPREVEALISPRTKLICLTHASNVTGAILPIAEVGEIARRHGVYFLVDAAQTAGELSIDVEEAHIDFLAFTGHKALFGPPGTGGLYIRHPEKLYPLIEGGTGSHSEAFTQPEIMPDKFESGTPNAPGIAALGAGVKFILKTGLERIRAHNLRLLEFLLEGLKEIPGLTLYGPGKSDSMIPVVSLNIEGISPGEACAWLAERYGIITRSGLHCAPLAHQTIGTLATGTLRLSPGFFNTEEEIEKALAGLRELVKEVRGECRSLPFLPFPPPTRP; from the coding sequence ATGATATATCTAAACAATGCAGCCACTTCCTGGCCCAAGCCCGAAGATGTGTATCGAGCCGCTGATTATACCTTACGCCATCTAGCAGGAAGCCCTGGCCGGGGCCATAGCTCCTGGAGCCTGGAGACTGGCCAGACCTTGGTGGAAACCCGGGAGCTTTTAGCTACCCTCTTTAATATCCAGGAACCAGAGCATATAATCTTCACCTCTGGCGCCACTATGTCTTTAAACTTAGCCCTTAAAGGCTTCCTTAACCCCGGAGATCATGTAATCATAAGCAGCATGGAGCATAATTCGGTGGCGCGGCCCCTCTTCTCCCTCCGGGCCTCCGGGGTGGAGGTTAGCATAGCTCAGTGTTCCCCGGAGGGAACTTTAGATCCCCGGGAAGTAGAAGCCCTTATCTCTCCCCGCACCAAACTTATCTGCTTAACCCACGCTTCCAACGTGACGGGCGCTATCCTACCCATAGCTGAAGTGGGGGAGATAGCCCGGCGCCATGGTGTATACTTCCTAGTGGATGCTGCCCAGACCGCTGGGGAGCTTTCTATTGACGTGGAAGAAGCCCATATAGATTTTTTGGCCTTCACCGGCCATAAAGCCCTTTTCGGACCCCCGGGCACGGGCGGCCTGTATATCCGCCATCCGGAAAAACTTTATCCCCTTATAGAAGGAGGAACGGGTAGCCACTCAGAAGCCTTTACCCAGCCCGAGATAATGCCCGATAAGTTTGAAAGCGGCACCCCCAATGCTCCTGGTATCGCAGCCTTGGGGGCAGGAGTGAAATTTATCCTTAAGACCGGGCTAGAGCGCATCCGTGCCCACAACCTAAGGCTCTTAGAATTTCTTTTAGAGGGCCTAAAGGAGATACCCGGCCTCACCCTTTACGGCCCCGGTAAAAGTGATTCCATGATCCCTGTAGTCTCCCTCAATATTGAAGGCATCTCCCCTGGGGAGGCCTGCGCTTGGCTGGCCGAACGTTACGGTATTATAACCCGCTCTGGCCTGCACTGCGCCCCTCTCGCCCACCAGACCATAGGCACCCTAGCTACAGGCACTTTACGTTTAAGCCCCGGTTTCTTCAACACCGAAGAGGAGATAGAGAAGGCCCTCGCCGGTTTAAGGGAACTGGTCAAGGAGGTGAGGGGCGAATGCAGGAGTTTACCCTTTTTACCTTTCCCTCCACCCACCAGGCCTTAA
- a CDS encoding energy-coupling factor ABC transporter ATP-binding protein — protein MSYILATESLEYTYPNGTQALRGVSLKIVKGSKTAILGPNGAGKSTLFLHFNGILKPQRGKVIYEGKELRYDRASLLNLRQKVGIVFQDPDTQLFAASVVQEVSFGPFNLGLSSTEVKKRVEKALALTGIEDLADKPTHFLSYGQKKRVCLAAVLAMEPEVLILDEPTAYLDPKLVKQLVDFLEELHRAGQTVILSTHDVDLAYTWADQIFILKAGELAAKGRPEEVFADQELVEGAGLALPWIWEVYQKLKELGWPLEFPPPRSKEELLKRLPCPPETRVPLRVVASSSL, from the coding sequence TTGTCTTACATATTGGCTACAGAAAGCCTGGAATACACCTATCCCAATGGTACCCAGGCTTTAAGGGGAGTTTCTTTAAAGATAGTAAAGGGTAGTAAGACGGCTATCTTAGGCCCTAACGGAGCTGGAAAATCCACCCTATTTTTACACTTTAATGGGATTTTAAAACCCCAGCGGGGAAAAGTAATATATGAGGGGAAGGAGCTGCGGTATGATCGGGCTTCCCTTTTAAACTTGCGTCAAAAAGTGGGTATTGTGTTCCAGGATCCCGATACCCAGCTTTTTGCGGCCAGCGTGGTACAAGAAGTATCCTTCGGTCCCTTTAACCTGGGCTTGTCGTCCACGGAAGTCAAAAAAAGGGTGGAAAAGGCTCTGGCCCTTACGGGAATAGAGGATCTAGCTGATAAACCTACTCATTTTTTAAGTTATGGGCAAAAGAAACGGGTATGCCTGGCCGCAGTCCTGGCTATGGAACCTGAGGTCCTTATCCTTGATGAGCCCACAGCTTACTTGGATCCCAAGCTGGTAAAGCAGCTTGTGGATTTCCTAGAGGAGCTTCACCGGGCAGGCCAGACAGTGATCCTTTCTACCCACGACGTGGATCTAGCTTACACCTGGGCTGATCAGATTTTTATTCTTAAGGCAGGTGAGCTAGCTGCTAAAGGTCGGCCTGAAGAAGTGTTTGCCGACCAGGAACTGGTAGAAGGGGCGGGTTTGGCCCTCCCCTGGATATGGGAAGTCTACCAGAAGCTTAAAGAGTTGGGCTGGCCCCTGGAGTTCCCCCCTCCCCGGAGCAAAGAAGAGCTTTTAAAAAGGCTCCCCTGCCCGCCGGAAACCCGGGTGCCTTTGCGGGTAGTAGCCAGTTCTTCCCTTTAA
- the cbiQ gene encoding cobalt ECF transporter T component CbiQ: MSVLEQYAYSNRLRFVHPGEKILFALATLIFLLGTSQTKVYLLVLVVMSGLLIGMAGIPIAFYLRLLLLPLSFLITSGAGIALTVTLSSSKEFLFSLSLGKLTLGVTQAGLLAAFQICLKALASVSCLYFLALTTPMVEITNVLCRLRVPGLWIDLLTLVYRFSSVLLDTATKMHISQSSRLGYSSLSRSFRSLGYLISNLFLKTYEQARMLNITLSSRGYQGEFRVLEPSFRLSQRNLILIGLWLIGLGALAWLGGGA, from the coding sequence GTGAGCGTCCTTGAGCAGTATGCTTACAGCAACCGCCTCCGGTTTGTACACCCAGGGGAAAAGATACTTTTTGCCCTGGCTACCTTGATTTTCCTTTTAGGGACGTCCCAAACTAAGGTATATCTACTTGTACTGGTTGTGATGAGCGGCCTTTTAATAGGTATGGCGGGCATCCCTATAGCTTTTTACTTGCGGCTCCTTCTTTTACCCCTTTCGTTTTTAATAACCAGTGGAGCCGGTATAGCCCTTACGGTTACCCTTAGTTCCTCTAAAGAATTCCTCTTTAGCTTGTCCCTGGGAAAATTAACTCTAGGGGTGACCCAGGCGGGCCTGTTGGCTGCTTTTCAGATCTGTCTTAAGGCCTTGGCCAGCGTCTCTTGCCTTTATTTCCTGGCCCTGACCACTCCTATGGTGGAGATCACTAATGTACTTTGCCGTCTCCGGGTTCCAGGATTATGGATCGATCTCTTGACTCTGGTCTACCGTTTTAGTTCTGTTCTTTTGGATACAGCTACAAAGATGCATATCTCCCAGTCTTCTAGGCTAGGTTACAGCTCCCTATCCCGTTCCTTTCGTTCCTTGGGGTATCTTATAAGCAACCTATTTCTTAAAACCTATGAACAGGCTAGAATGTTAAATATAACTTTAAGTTCCCGGGGTTATCAGGGAGAATTCCGCGTCCTGGAACCCTCCTTCCGCCTTTCCCAGCGCAATTTAATTTTGATTGGGCTATGGTTAATAGGGCTAGGAGCCCTAGCCTGGCTCGGGGGAGGTGCTTAA
- a CDS encoding energy-coupling factor ABC transporter substrate-binding protein: protein MNLAWKNTLLLLIVIILVVAPFIIQKGAEFGGADSRAEEVISEVKPEYKPWFNVLWEPPSSEVESFLFATQAAIGSGIVCYYLGYLKGRKDREGNRERP, encoded by the coding sequence TTGAACCTAGCTTGGAAAAATACCCTTTTGCTTCTTATTGTAATAATCCTTGTCGTAGCCCCCTTCATAATCCAAAAAGGGGCCGAGTTTGGAGGGGCGGATAGCCGGGCTGAAGAGGTGATAAGCGAAGTTAAGCCCGAATATAAGCCTTGGTTTAACGTCTTATGGGAGCCACCCAGCAGCGAGGTAGAAAGTTTTCTCTTCGCTACCCAGGCCGCCATTGGGAGCGGTATTGTCTGCTACTATTTAGGCTATCTTAAGGGGCGGAAGGATAGGGAGGGAAACCGTGAGCGTCCTTGA
- a CDS encoding energy-coupling factor ABC transporter permease: MLSRYIKLILTLTSYLIFVSLLAPPPAYAMHIMEGFLPLGWAAFWFLLVLPFWAWGLKSLKVKVSGQPSLKLLLGLAGAFTFVLSALKLPSVTGSCSHPTGVGLGAILFGPAAMSVLGAIVLLFQALLLAHGGLTTLGANTFSMAVVGPLVSYGIYKFLQKARVPLSINIFLAAALGDLATYAVTSLQLALAFPAPDTGIWGSFVKFIGIFAVTQIPLAISEGLLTVVVFNYLFAYNKEELKELAVLREEGN; encoded by the coding sequence ATGCTTTCTAGATATATCAAATTAATTTTAACTCTAACTTCCTACCTTATTTTCGTTTCCCTCTTAGCGCCGCCCCCAGCCTATGCCATGCACATCATGGAAGGGTTCCTACCCCTAGGCTGGGCAGCCTTCTGGTTTCTTTTAGTTCTTCCCTTCTGGGCCTGGGGGTTAAAGAGCCTTAAAGTGAAGGTTTCTGGTCAACCCAGTCTTAAACTTCTTCTGGGCCTGGCAGGGGCTTTCACCTTTGTCCTCTCTGCTTTGAAACTTCCTTCGGTGACCGGAAGCTGTTCTCACCCTACAGGAGTAGGTTTAGGGGCCATCCTCTTCGGGCCAGCAGCCATGAGCGTACTAGGCGCTATAGTGCTCTTGTTCCAGGCCCTTCTCCTGGCCCATGGTGGGTTAACCACTTTAGGAGCCAATACTTTTTCTATGGCTGTAGTAGGCCCTCTGGTTTCTTACGGTATTTATAAGTTCTTGCAGAAAGCCAGGGTACCTTTAAGCATCAACATTTTCTTAGCTGCCGCCTTAGGGGATCTGGCCACCTACGCCGTTACTTCCCTGCAGCTAGCCCTGGCCTTCCCAGCACCGGATACTGGGATCTGGGGATCCTTCGTTAAGTTTATAGGGATCTTTGCGGTGACCCAAATCCCTCTAGCCATCAGTGAGGGTCTACTCACTGTGGTGGTGTTTAATTACCTCTTTGCTTACAACAAAGAAGAACTTAAAGAGTTAGCTGTCCTGCGGGAGGAGGGAAACTAA